The following proteins come from a genomic window of Chryseobacterium glaciei:
- a CDS encoding LytR/AlgR family response regulator transcription factor, whose amino-acid sequence MINKTFAFIKTDKKLVKLFFDDITVIKGLGNYVEIYTTSDKKFIYYKSLKDLIESLPDEFMRVHNSYIVNLTNIDYFEDNHITCKDLKITVAKSYRECLMNAFLKMML is encoded by the coding sequence ATGATAAATAAAACTTTTGCTTTCATTAAAACTGATAAAAAGTTGGTTAAACTTTTCTTTGATGACATCACAGTCATAAAAGGATTGGGAAACTATGTCGAAATTTATACAACTTCTGATAAAAAATTCATTTATTATAAATCACTTAAAGACTTAATTGAAAGTCTTCCTGACGAATTTATGCGGGTTCATAATTCCTATATCGTCAATCTGACAAATATTGATTATTTCGAAGATAATCACATCACATGCAAAGATTTAAAAATTACAGTAGCAAAAAGTTACCGCGAATGTTTAATGAATGCTTTTCTCAAAATGATGCTATAA